One window of Myxocyprinus asiaticus isolate MX2 ecotype Aquarium Trade chromosome 6, UBuf_Myxa_2, whole genome shotgun sequence genomic DNA carries:
- the c6h1orf35 gene encoding multiple myeloma tumor-associated protein 2 gives MFGSSRSGGVRGGQDQFNWDDVKVDKHRENYLGNSLMAPVGRWQKGKDLTWYAKDKKGDALLSKEQEMAAVREAEHEAMMAALGHKTIKRQPTGLTKEDLADVCRREGEGDERDVDRISGLGSSRAGQRGVPLSKQEKEAVKMGLPVFTHHKAGGPQETTSKMPEETNRQDGDKRSESSKKSKKEKKNKEKKKKKKEKKKHRKRESSSDSDSEIDSKRRRKDPRDHHSPNPSRSSQSGAGARDSHSVGGPKAARRSPSPHQQHRRRRRDKDSSSDGHHAGRGSPSQSHRRRHDTDSDD, from the exons ATGTTTGGCTCATCGAGATCAGGAGGGGTGAGAGGGGGTCAGGACCAGTTCAACTGGGATGATGTGAAAGTGGACAAACACAGAGAAAATTACTTGG GGAATTCCCTCATGGCACCGGTTGGCCGCTGGCAGAAAGGGAAGGATTTGACATGGTATGCCAAAGATAAAAAAGGTGACGCATTGCTGTCTAAAGAGCAGGAGATGGCAGCTGTGCGGGAGGCAGAACATGAGGCCATGATGGCAGCGCT gGGCCATAAAACAATCAAACGGCAACCAACCGGGCTTACCAAAGAg GATCTTGCAGATGTATGCAGGAGAGAAGGGGAAGGAGATGAGCGGGATGTGGACAGGATCTCTGGCCTTGGAAGTTCCAG GGCTGGGCAGAGAGGAGTGCCACTTTCCAAGCAAGAGAAGGAAGCAGTAAAAATGGGTTTACCTGTCTTTACA CATCACAAAGCTGGTGGACCGCAAGAAACAACCAGTAAGATGCCAGAAGAGACCAACAGACAAGATGGAGATAAAAG ATCTGAGAGCAGTAAGAAGAGCAAAAAGGAAAAGAAGAACaaggagaagaaaaagaagaaaaaagagaaaaagaagcaCCGTAAAAGGGAATCATCTTCAGATTCAGACTCTGAAATCGACAGTAAAAG GCGGAGAAAAGATCCACGGGACCACCACAGTCCTAATCCATCAAGGAGCAGTCAGAGTGGAGCCGGAGCTCGTGACAGCCATTCAGTAGGGGGGCCAAAGGCCGCCCGTAGGAGCCCGAGCCCCCATCAACAGCACCGCCGCCGAAGGCGCGACAAGGACTCGTCCTCCGACGGCCACCATGCTGGTCGAGGGTCCCCATCACAAAGTCACCGGCGGCGCCACGACACTGACTCAGACGACTGA
- the arf1 gene encoding ADP-ribosylation factor 1 produces the protein MGNLFANLFKVFGKKEMRILMVGLDAAGKTTILYKLKLGEIVTTIPTIGFNVETVEYKNISFTVWDVGGQDKIRPLWRHYFQNTQGLIFVVDSNDRERVNEAREELMRMLAEDELREAVLLVFANKQDLPNAMNAAEITDKLGLHSLRHRNWYIQATCATSGDGLYEGLDWLSNQLKNQK, from the exons ATGGGCAATTTATTCGCAAACCTCTTTAAAGTCTTTGGCAAGAAAGAGATGAGAATTCTCATGGTGGGTCTCGATGCTGCCGGAAAGACAACGATTCTGTACAAGCTGAAGCTCGGCGAAATTGTAACCACCATCCCAACCATCG GTTTTAATGTTGAAACGGTGGAGTACAAGAACATAAGTTTCACCGTGTGGGACGTCGGTGGTCAGGATAAGATTCGACCATTGTGGCGTCATTACTTCCAGAACACACAAG GTCTGATCTTTGTGGTTGACAGCAACGACAGAGAGCGTGTGAATGAGGCGCGAGAGGAGCTGATGAGAATGCTGGCTGAGGATGAGCTCAGGGAAGCAGTCCTGCTAGTGTTTGCCAACAAACAG GACCTTCCAAACGCCATGAACGCTGCAGAAATCACAGACAAGCTGGGGCTGCACTCGCTCCGGCACAGGAACTGGTACATTCAGGCCACGTGCGCCACCAGCGGCGACGGCCTCTATGAGGGACTCGACTGGTTGTCCAACCAACTCAAAAACCAGAAATAA